The genomic region AGGCCCTGGGCCGCGGCGCCAGCGAAGTGGGCACCTCCACCACCACCGGCGACGGCGGCATGACTCCCGAGGAGCGCGGCCAGTCCAAGCACCTCGTCTACCAATACCTCCCGTCCCGCTACGGGATGAACCCGGACGACCTCCGCAAGGCCGATGCGATCGAGATCGTGCTCGGCCAGGGCGCCAAGCCCGGCGGCGGCGGCATGCTGCTGGGACAGAAAATCACCGAACGCGTCGCCGGAATGCGCACCCTGCCCGTCGGTATCGACCAGCGCTCCGCCAGCCGCCACCCGGACTGGACCGGCCCCGACGACCTCGAAATCAAGATCGGCGAACTGCGCGAAATCACCGACTGGAAAACCCCCATCTACGTCAAGATCGGCGCCTCCCGCCCCTACTACGACACCGCCCTGGCCGTGAAGGCCGGAGCCGACGTCGTCGTCGTCGACGGAATGCAAGGCGGCACCGCCGCCACGCAGCAGGTCTTCATCGAAAACGTCGGCATCCCCACCCTGGCCGCCATCCCGCAAGCCGTCCAGGCCCTCCAGGAACTCGGCCTGCACCGGAAGGTCCAGCTCATCGTCTCCGGCGGCATCCGCACCGGCGCCGACGTCGCCAAGGCCATGGCCCTGGGCGCCGACGCCGTCGCGATCGGCACCGCGGCGCTGATCGCCCTAGGCGACAACGATCCCCGCTACGCCGCCGAATACGCCGCGCTCGGCTCCGCCGCGGGCTTCTACGACGACTTCCAGGACGGCCGCGACCCCGCCGGCATCACCACCCAGGACCCCGAACTGTCCTCCCGGCTCGACCCGATCGCGGGCGGACGCCGCCTGGCCAACTA from Arthrobacter sp. NicSoilB8 harbors:
- a CDS encoding FMN-binding glutamate synthase family protein is translated as MTITSLPQDTVSPAHLTPAQHTEELGLRESATFDRATIADIQRAAATGVYDIRGWGAKRKVPHFDDLLFLGASMSRYPLEGYREKCDTDVILGDRHASRPLHLQTPVTIAGMSFGALSANAKEALGRGASEVGTSTTTGDGGMTPEERGQSKHLVYQYLPSRYGMNPDDLRKADAIEIVLGQGAKPGGGGMLLGQKITERVAGMRTLPVGIDQRSASRHPDWTGPDDLEIKIGELREITDWKTPIYVKIGASRPYYDTALAVKAGADVVVVDGMQGGTAATQQVFIENVGIPTLAAIPQAVQALQELGLHRKVQLIVSGGIRTGADVAKAMALGADAVAIGTAALIALGDNDPRYAAEYAALGSAAGFYDDFQDGRDPAGITTQDPELSSRLDPIAGGRRLANYLRVLTMEAQTIARACGKSHLHNLEPEDLVALTIEASAMARVPLAGTSWIPGAK